From Malus sylvestris chromosome 1, drMalSylv7.2, whole genome shotgun sequence:
TCAATTCGTTACGGGACTGGTTTACGGAAATTTATGCTTATAATTAAAATGATTCATATTATAATGCACTTTGTAAAACTATCTCTGCAATTCATCAAAATATGAGTTTGTTAAGTCATCGAACTGTGTGAAAATAAATGGACGAATTCGGTTGAAATATTAAGAACTATCTATCTATTTAATACAATTAattgactatttttttttaattttaattgactTTTTTACAAATAGCATTTATATAGAGAGATTTATAGTATAACAATTTTGACTATAAacataaattttataaatcGGCTATTAAGTGAATTTGAGGACGAGttcctcctcaaccttgaaAGAGCCAAGCATTCCTCATATTTCTAGAGTGTTTATCATATAAGTTGCTGAGTTGTACTTTTGCAATTAAATGTTCTCAGAAGTTCGGCCACTTTTGTGAGAGATTTTTCACTATGACCGGTACACGGGATGGTATATCACGTGTCAatatacaaatggtgagatatgtgtgttaaaaagttaataacttaaaaaataaaatttcttactacttatataaaaacatgtggtgtacccTCGTGTTCcggtcacaaaaaaaaaaattctccacTTTCGTCATCCATTTTCAGCTTGCCATTAGGTGTATATCTGCCCACCATTATCAAGTGCGGGTAATACTCattgtttcatttattttcattaaatgagtttaaattttaagatttgtgTGTATTTATAatacaaaaatcaaaattttgaattcttCTAAAAGTGGTAAATAAGGTGATGAATATCATCAGTACTTAAGGGCTTTGAGCAAAATATTTCGTTACAGGCATAATTGGTaattgaaaatgacaaacattcATACAAAAATAGGTTGACTCATCAACTAGAAATGGAAATAAGCTGAGCTGGAAATATGATCAATAGACCTAAACTGATAAGAAAAATACCTTGGATAATCCTAATAACCGATAAGAAAAACACCTTGGATTAATCTTATTATCTCTTAACTAAATTCGGATTTTGTGAGTGTTCAAATCCTTGGTAATTGCTTGCCATGACTGCTAATTGATTCTGATTTTGGTGCGGTGGGTATATTGAGAATAAGGTGGCAGTTCTGTAATTGTGGTGGTGTTTTGTGGTTCCGGATGTTATAGGAGGAGGATGGAGGAGAAAGAAGTAttcaactaattatattataacacttagTAATCTTGATAATCTTAGTTCGATGAGAAgattttcaaagagaagaagaGTAGAGACCATTGTGGAATATGACACGTGGCGGAAGAAGAGTAGAGACCATGCTCGTTGTGGTTGTACGTTTGGGGTAGTTGAATCATTTTAGTTATTGGACTGCGAAGGAATACGAGGAGGACATGCCCATAGACAAAGTGAAAGGCTCAATAGAAAATAAGCCTaaaacccaatttgtaaataTTGACAGTGATATTCCTGGTGTATCTCTGTAAGCAACCACATAAAAGAAGTCACGACAAAAGGAGCTGGTGGTGGAAAAAAACCAAATTCGACAGAGCCACTGGCTCTGAGCCAGCAATAttgactgaaaaaaaaaaaaaacagccatCAATAAGATAAGATTCCAGGGTTGCGTCATGCGTGAGCGAATTTTCCAAGCTCAGCTGCCTCAGTATTCACCAATAAGTTCACAAGTCACATAAAGCTAAGCAAACGTAAACATTGTCGATTAAAAATGGAGCAAAGCAAAGGCAGGAGAGTGATCCTCTTCCCGATGCCCTTCCAAGGGCACATAAACCCTATGCTGGAACTAGCCAACATTCTGCATTCCAAAGGCTTCTCCATAGCCATCATCTACACCAACTTCAACTCCCTCAATCCttcaaccctaaacccaaacTTCACCTACCATTCAATCCCTGTTGACTTGACAGAAAACGAGGCCTCCATCAAGGATCCCACCCTTCGTCTTTCTATTCTAAATGCTAAATGTGTTGAGCCTTTCAGAGAATGCTTGTCCGGGTTGTTATCCGACGACGTTAATTCGGAGGACCCCGTTGCATGCTTGATCTCGGATCCTCTCTTCGACTTCACTCGATCGGTTGCGGAGAGCTTTAAGCTGCCGAGGATCGTGTTAAGAACAGGGGGTGCCGCTTCCTTCGCTGTTTATGCTGCATTTCCACTTCTCAAGGAAAAAGGTTACCTACCAATACCAGGTACAATCTCAAGCCAACAAAACCCTATTATCAAATGTCTTTTCATCTCATCATTGTTACTGACCCACGTAGACTGAAAACACCACACCAAGACTAATGACTCTTTTGGAATTCTTTTTATATGTAGCACTTTTGTTCTTTGTTCGTAAGAGATTATGCAATATGTGCTTTTATTATAAACATGTAAACTTTCTTATTAAAAACTCGAGCACATGGAAAAAAGCTTCACAgtgattcttcttcttcttctgaaaTCACTTCATTGATCCAAAAATGTTTTTGGTTACAAAAAACACTTTAGCACTTCTAGTAGCAATCCCAAATTAGCATTTTGACAATTTGTGCGGATTTGAGTTAGGTTAGCATTTTTATTCCTTGCTCTGCCTCCTCATAAATTAGCATTTTATAATATGCattaattaaaaggaaaaatataaatacttatgaGGAACCTTAAATTTGGTTTTCCATTTTGACAATAATTAGATTCTCGACTAGAAGAGCTGGTGACGGAGCTTTCACCTATCAAAGTTAAAGACCTACCTGCAGCGATGCCCAATTGCGACCCTGAAGATTTCTATCAAGTGATAACCAACATGGCAAATGAACCCAAGGCTTCTCATGGACTCATCTTCAATACTTTTGATGATCTTGAAGGACAAGCACTTGCCACAATTCGCCAAGAATATTACCCCAATATTCCAATTTTCTCACTAGGTCCATTTCACAAGTGCGGCCCAAcaacctcttcttcttcaactaGCTTACTATCACCTGACCAAAGTTGCATTTCATGGCTAAACACTCAAGCGCAAAAATCTGTTGCTTATGTTAGCTTTGGGAGCATTGCCAAGATAGATCACGCTCAATTTTTGGAGATTGCTTGGGGGTTGGCCAATAGTGGCCAACCCTTTTTGTGGGTGATTCGACCTGGATTAGTTCAAGAGTTGGACTGGCATGAAGCGTTGCCTAACGGATTTCTAGAAGCGTTGTATGAAAGAGCCCATGTCGTGAAATGGGCTCCGCAAAAAGAAGTGTTGGCCCACCCTTCAGTTGGAGCCTTTTGGACTCACTGTGGTTGGAATTCTACATTGGAGAGCATTTGTGAAGGGGTCCCTATGATTTGCACGCCATGTTTCAGTGATCAAATGGTGAATGCAAGATTTGTGACTGATGTTTGGAAGGTAGGGCTGCAATTGGAGCATGGGATTGAGAGAGGTGAGGTTGAAAGAACAATTAGAAGACTAATGGTTGAGAAAGAAGGGGTAGAGATCAAAGAGAGAGCCTTAAATTTGATGGAAAAGGCAAATCATTGCCTGAAAGAAGGTGGCTCTTCGTACCTATCTTTGGATGGCTTGGTTAAGCATATTTTATCGTTATAAATCGTTTGTTTAAGAGAGTCAGTATTAGctattcaataaaataaaaaataagggcTTTAAGTAATATATTAACTACATATTTTAGAGAGTTTTAATGACAAGGGTCTTATAGAATAAAATCTTAACTAAAACACTCTTTATTGGTTACTTTAATATAATTCCTAATTTCAGTTTTTGTTGGAAATCAAAACTGATGCATTATAACGTTGGTTTTATACTAAGTCTAATATTATTAGTTAGCCATTTGATCATGTGCAGCACACCATGTCCTAATATCAGTTTTCCTTCTTAAACAAAAactgatatattttttttgtatccTAACGTTGGGGGTAATAATGATTCTGCTACCCGATTTGcaaagctttgttcttgctacCCGATTCGCACATTTCAACTTAATCTTCAATCCATTCAACCATTTGATATACCTCAGAaaaccaacaaaacaaaacaataatggGTTAATAAGATGGGAGCAAGTTGTCTTGGAGCCTCATATACCGCATCCAATCAATCTACATAAcagccaaaaaaattaggggtCCTTCGTCACAACGAATGCATTCAATCAATATACATACATAAGAGTCATCGTATTTACATTGTCTACTTTTAACTGATCCAAAATACTGGCATATTGTTCCTTTGGATGCTTCTACTTGCTATCAAATGCTTTTCCAATAGCTTTACCCCAGCTCTCCATCAGCAGATACTCCTCTGTTTCTGATGCCCTATGATGCATGAACATGGTGGTATCCCCTCGTATCCTCGTATCGTATTGTGTGGTATTTATGTGTCGTGTCATGTGGTATCCTCGTGTCTATGTCCATACATCTTGATAGGTTGCCTTGTAGAAAGATATGACATAAACAAAAAGACATTTGTAGTTAGAAGATGTTGTTAGAATAATTGGGTTGTCAGTGGTTGGCTAACCATCCATAGATGATTTGTGTCTTAATCTTTTAGGGAAACGCCCTGAGGggaacaagagtttcatcatcGTGAATGGCTGAAGCCAATATTTATTTGACATGTTAATCTTGAAAGAGAAATAATCAAGCATAAGATTGTAAAGGGCTAAAAGAGTTATTGATGCTTAACTCAGTTAAATCTGAGAGAGATAGTAAGTTTGTATTTATAGAGATGATTTACATCAATAAGTTACAAGTAGTGTTTGACACAAATAACAATACTATAAATCCCAAAGATAGGAGATAATACAAGAGAGCATATCAGATAACTCTCAGCAGAGGTAACTTGAGTGAAGGAGTCATATGGATTGGAGACTTATAGTTTATCACGCCCCCGCAAGCTGATCGGACGACCAAGAACGGGAAGCTTGGAAAGAAGGAAACAAAACCGATTGAAGACAAACCCTTTGTGAGAAAGTCAGCCACCTGATCTGGAGAAGCAACATAGCCCACAACAATGTCCTTTCGAGTAACCTTTTCACAAACATAATGATAATCAACTTCTACATGTCGCATTCGTGCTTGAAAAACAGAATTGGAAGCCACAGCAGGAGCACTTATATTATCACACCATAATTGAGGTGGTGTAAGATAAAGATGAAGATCATGAAATAAGTTTCGAAACCAGGACAAAGTAACGGCAGTATATGCTAGTTGATTATACTCGGCTTCAGTGCTTGAGCAAGAAACACCACGTTGCTTCTTCGAGCACCAGGAAATCAAATTAGAACAGAGAAAAATACAGTAACCTTTTATGGACCGACGATCATTAGGATCACCGGCATAATCGGCGTCGGCATATGCAGTGATAGAGAGAGAACTCGGACGATAGAGCATGCCATGATCATGAGTGCCCTTAAGATAACGCAAAATGCATTTAACAGTAGTCGAGTGTA
This genomic window contains:
- the LOC126633410 gene encoding UDP-glycosyltransferase 76F1-like isoform X2, translated to MEQSKGRRVILFPMPFQGHINPMLELANILHSKGFSIAIIYTNFNSLNPSTLNPNFTYHSIPVDLTENEASIKDPTLRLSILNAKCVEPFRECLSGLLSDDVNSEDPVACLISDPLFDFTRSVAESFKLPRIVLRTGGAASFAVYAAFPLLKEKGYLPIPDSRLEELVTELSPIKVKDLPAAMPNCDPEDFYQVITNMANEPKASHGLIFNTFDDLEGQALATIRQEYYPNIPIFSLGPFHKCGPTTSSSSTSLLSPDQSCISWLNTQAQKSVAYVSFGSIAKIDHAQFLEIAWGLANSGQPFLWVIRPGLVQELDWHEALPNGFLEALYERAHVVKWAPQKEVLAHPSVGAFWTHCGWNSTLESICEGVPMICTPCFSDQMVNARFVTDVWKVGLQLEHGIERGEVERTIRRLMVEKEGEVIKERALNLMQKANHRLKEGGSSYKFLKGLVKHILSL
- the LOC126633410 gene encoding UDP-glycosyltransferase 76F1-like isoform X1 codes for the protein MEQSKGRRVILFPMPFQGHINPMLELANILHSKGFSIAIIYTNFNSLNPSTLNPNFTYHSIPVDLTENEASIKDPTLRLSILNAKCVEPFRECLSGLLSDDVNSEDPVACLISDPLFDFTRSVAESFKLPRIVLRTGGAASFAVYAAFPLLKEKGYLPIPDSRLEELVTELSPIKVKDLPAAMPNCDPEDFYQVITNMANEPKASHGLIFNTFDDLEGQALATIRQEYYPNIPIFSLGPFHKCGPTTSSSSTSLLSPDQSCISWLNTQAQKSVAYVSFGSIAKIDHAQFLEIAWGLANSGQPFLWVIRPGLVQELDWHEALPNGFLEALYERAHVVKWAPQKEVLAHPSVGAFWTHCGWNSTLESICEGVPMICTPCFSDQMVNARFVTDVWKVGLQLEHGIERGEVERTIRRLMVEKEGVEIKERALNLMEKANHCLKEGGSSYLSLDGLVKHILSL